TTTATGTCCAGTATGCACCTTGACCTGATTGTTTTTGGCATACTGAATTTGCTGGCCGTGGGCTGCGTGCTGGCACGCAACCGCAAATAGAGCGGGTTTGTCCTGACGTGCTCAGGGTAGCCACGCAAGCGGCCCCAATACAGGCAATCCCATTGCAGGCCATCGGGTAGCCGCAGCGTGAAGTTGCTCCGCCCGCAGCGTGAAGAAGCGCTGGCCGCGCGGGTTACATGATTTGCCTCCACGTGTTATGCGCAAAGCGGGCAGGCGGCCGCAGTTGCCATTGCAAACACCCATAATCTGCTCCGGGCCACGAAAAAACGTCGCGCACGGGAGGAAAATTCTAGGGAAGCACTGATTAAAGAGCCTCTTTGAAACGCGTAGTTGTTTCGTTTGGCAAGGCGCGATCTTTTTTTGAAGCAGGAGTGGACTCTTCCGTCCTCGAATGTTTCAAAAAAAGTGAAGCAAGTCCGCCAAACGGAATAAATCAGCGTTTCCCTAAAGTTTTTTGGCAGGCAGCCGAACAGGCAGTAAGGACGGAGACATTCATGGCCGATGCCAATTCCGCTAAGCTGCGCATTATGTTACAAGGGTACGAACAGCAATTGCTGGCTGCCCGGCGTCTTGCGCGTTTTCGGGTTCGTATGAGGCTTGCTCATGGCGATGCGCCGGATGATCCTGATCCGGCCGCTCACAGACACGCCTGCGTTGAAAAAGTGGCTCGCGAACTGTACGAAACGCTGCTTTTTACAGGCAGTGACAATCCCGTGGTGGAGGATATCCGCCAGGAGCTGGGCAAGGAAGTGGGGCAAAAGGTACGTTTTACCTATCCCCCTGGTCAGAGGTTGCACATTGTGGGTGAAGGCCCCGAAGGCATGGAGCCGCTGCCAGAAGATGTGCAGCGGAAAACACGACATGCATTGTGGCGTATTACCCGTGCCACCGTTGATAAAAGCATGCTGGAAGAACCGTCAAGAACCGAAAGTTTTGTGAAGCCAGTGGCGCAGAGCGGCGCGAAAGCGCCCTCAACGGAGTAGGAAATGGAAATCAAGAACACGACGAACAGCCTTTTTGATCCCTATGCCGCCGGGTTGGACAAAAGCACCGAGGCCAGAAACGACACGCGTCTGAAGGCGCGGGCGGAAGGAACCGGTACGGATGCGTCCCAGGGAGACAAAGTGACCGTTTCGCAGGACGCCCTGCTGCTGACAGAGGCGCGCCGCGCGGCCCAGAGCGCGCCGGACGTGCGTTCGGAAAAGGTGGAGGCCCTGCGCATCCAGGTGGCCAACGGAACCTATAAGCCGGACAGCAAGCTTATTGCCGCCAACCTTGTGCGCGAAGAGCCGGGCCTGTTCAAGGCGTAGTATGGGGCGGGGTGCCCTTGAAGATATTTTTTGATGTTTGAAGGTGCCCGCCACGGCGCGGAGTAGTGCGGATACGCCGTGCTGCGGGGCTGTGGTGGGCGTCTTTTAATGCAAAGGCCAGAGCGATTTCATTTGGGATCGCTCTGGTCTTTTTTATTTGGATTGCCAGTGTCGTGGGGCGTGGCAGGTGTAGTGGTGTAGCAGGTGCTTTGAAGAAAATAAAACAGGGCTTGTGCTTTGCGAGGCGATTTCTGTGTCCTGCGGACACGAGAGCTTTTCTTTTTACTTAGTTTGGGCCGCCTCCGGCGGGGGCAAGGCGGGGCCGGTTATGGGGCTGCGCCCCCTTCTCGGCCCCCCTTGCATCCCCCCCGAAGCACCCCGCTTGGGCTTTCCCGTTTCCGCCATTCCACGAGGGCTGCGCGGCTTTCGCTTCGGGAGCTTCCTCGCTTCGCTCGGCGATCTCCCTGCGCGCCGCGCAATGCCAGCGGGCGACTTCGCGTTGACTGTGAGATCGGGGAGGGCGGCTCAGTGGCTGTGAAGGTGTTTCATTGGTGTGGGGGAGTCTCAGGAATGCGCGTCACTGTTGGATAATGACGCGGTGTGGCAAAGGCTTTGGGTCTGGTTTTTGAGGTGCGGGGACAATTGGCAATCAGTAGTTAAAGAAAACAAAGCAGGCTTGTCCTTTGCGAGGGGGGTGCCCTGCGGGCACGGGAGCTTTTCTTTTATGTTGTTTGGGCCGCCTCCGGCGGGGGCAAGGCGGGGCCGGTTATGGGGCTGCGCCCCCTTCTCGGCCCCCCTTGCATCCCCCCCGAAGCACCCCCCTGGGGTTTTCCATCTTCCGACATTCCGCGAGGGCTGCGCGGCCTTTGCTCCGGGAGCTTCCTCGCTTCGCTCGGCGATCTCCCTGCGCGCCGCGCAATGCCAGCGGACGCTTTCGCGTTGAATGTGAGATCGGGGAGGGCGTCTCAGTGGCTGTGAGATGTCTAAGGAATGCATCTGATTGTTTGGGCAGGTACGTTATGGCGGGGAAGTCTGCATGGCATGTATTTCTGGAAGAATAAAAACCGGGCTTGTCCTTTGAGAGGCGGTTTTTGTGCCCTGCGGGCACGAGGGCTTTTCTTTTATGTTGTTTGGGCCGCCTCCGGCGGGGGCAAGGCGGGGCCGGTTATGGGGCTGCGCCCCCTTCTCGGCCCCCCTTGCATCCCCCCCGAAGCACCCCGCTTGGGCTTTCCAGTTTCCGCCATTCAGCGAGGGCTGCGCGGCTTCTGCTGCGGGAGCTTCCTCGCTTCGCTCGGTGATCTCCCTGCGCGCCGCGCAATGCCAGCGGGCGACTTCGCGTTGACTGTGAGATCGGGGAGGGCGTCTCAGTGGCTGTGAAGGTGTTTCATTGGTGTGGGGGAGTCTCAGGAATGCGCGTCACTGTTGGAGAATGACGCGGTGTGGCAAGGGCTTTGGGTCAGGGTTTTGGGGCGAGGGGGCAATTGGCAATCAGTAGTTAAAGAAAACAAAGCAGGCTTGTCCTTTGAGAGGCGGTTTTTGTGCCCGCAGGGCGCAAAAAACACCTCACAAAAACAGGGCATGGTCTTAATTCTTACCGGAGACATGCCGTGCAAACTCTTTCACCGCAACGTGTCTTTCCACCATAATGGTTGCCGTGTCTGAGACTCCCAACAGCCAATGAGACACCCTTGCTGGCCTGTCATTCAGCGTGAAGGCATATGATGGCATTGCGCGGCGCGTAGGGAGATCGCCGAGCGAAGCGAGGAAGCTCCCGGAGCAGAAGCCGCGCAGCCCTCGTGGAATGGTGGAATATGGAAAGCCTTTAAGGGCTAACCCGTGGGAGTGGAGATATACGACAAGCCCAGCGGGGTCGTCCGGGGGGAGTGCAGAGGGGGCCTCGGAGGGGCGGCAGCCCCTAACAGGCCCCCATCTGCCGCCCGCCGCGCAGGCGGCCCAAACTAGAACAAAAATAAGCCCCCGTGCCCGCAGGGCACACAAGCCGCCTCTCTAAGGACAAGCCCTGCTTAACTTCTTTCAGCGCGCCTGCCGCGCATACCTTCGCCGCCATACCTCGCCGCGCAGGCGGCCCAAACTAGAACAAAAATAAGCCCCCGTGCCCGCAGGGCACACAAGCCGCCTCTCTAAGGACAAGCCCTGCTTAACTTCTTTCAGCGCGCCTGCCGCGCATACCTTCGCCGCCATACCTCGCCGCACAGGCGGCCCAAACTAGAACAAAAATAAGCCCCCGTACCCGCAGGGCACACAAGCCGCCTCTCAAAGGGCAAGCCCTGCTTAACTTCTTTCAGAGCGCCCGTCGCGCATACCCTCGCCGCCATACCTTGCCGCGCAGGCGGCCCAAACAACAGAAAAAGAAAAGCCCCCGTGCCCGCAGGGCACACAAGCCGCCTCTCAAAGGACAAGCCCTGCTTAACTTCTTTCAGCGCGCCTGCCGCGCATACCTTCGCCGCGTCGCCCGCCGCGCAGACGGCCCAAACTAGAACAAAAATAAGCCCCCCTGCCCGCAGAGCACACAAGCCGCCTCTCAGAGGACAAGCCCTGCTTAACTTCTTTCAGAGCGCCCGTCGCGCATACCCTCGCCGCGTCGCCCGCCGCGCAGGCGGCCCAAACAACAGAAAAAGAAAAGCTCCCGTACCCGCAGGGCACACAAGCCGCCTCTCAAAGGACAAGCCCTGCTTTGCTTTCTTCAGAGCGCCTGCCGCGCATACCTTCGCCGCCATACCTCGCGCGCAGGCGGCCCAAACTAGAACAAAAATAAGCCCCCGTGCCCGCAGGGCACACAAGCCGCCTCTCAAAGGACAAGCCCTGCTTAACTTCTTTCAGAGCGCCTGCCGCGCATACCTTCGCCGCCATACCTCGCCGCGCAGGCGGCCCAAACTAGAACAAAAATAAGCCCCCGTGCCGGCAGGGCACACAAGCCGCCTCTCAAAGGACAGGCCCAGTTTTATTCAGAGCCCCGCCTCCCCCCCCACCCACAGGATAAAACCCACCTCCGGCACGGAATCTGCAAAGCAAGCTGTGCCGGTATTCCGGCAAGGAGTCAGCGCCATGAAATTGACAATCTTGCGCAATCCCGTCCTGTGGATATTCACAGCAGCCCTGCTGATCAGCATGGTTCTTCCGGCGCAGGCCGTGCGCATCAAGGATATTGCCAACTTTTCCGGCGTCCGTGACAACCAGCTCATAGGCTATGGCCTGGTGGTGGGCCTGGCGGGCACGGGCGACAAAAAAGACTCGGTCTTCACCATGAGTTCCATGAAAAACATGATGGATCGCATGGGCATTGGCGTGGATTCTTCAGCGCTCAAGACCAAGAACGTGGCCTCGGTCATGGTGACGGCCCGCATGCCGGTGTCGGCCAAACCGGGCACACGCCTTGACGTTACCGTGTCTTCCGTGGGTGACGCCACATCCCTTCTGGGCGGCGTGCTGCTGCAAACGGCCCTCAAGGGCGTTGACGGCAAAATATATACCCTGGCTCAGGGTTCGCTGACCGTGGGCGGTTTTTCCAGCCAGGGCAAGGCAGCCAGCGTCAGCAAAAACATCAGCACCGTGGGCATCATCCCCGGCGGCGGTATTGTCGAGCGCGGCATCCCCTTTGAGTTCAACCAGCAGGACAAGCTCACCCTGCACCTGCGCACCGCTGACTTCAGCACTGCCCAGCAGGTGGCCGAGCGCGTCAACGGCGCCATGGGCGGCCCCTTTGCCCGCGCTGTCGATGACATGTCCATCACGATGGATATCCCTGCCCAGTACCGGAACAACATGGTTCCTCTCATGGCTTCCATTGAAAATCTTGACGTCAGCCCGGACACCGCCGCCAAGGTGGTGGTGGACGAAAAGACGGGCACAGTGGTGCTCGGACGCGACGTGCGCATCATGCGCGCTGCCGTGGCTCACGGCAATTTGCAGATAACCGTGCAGGAAGGGCAGCAGGTGTCGCAGCCCGGGCCTTTCTCGCAGGGACAGACAGTGGTGACCCCCACGACGGAAACCAATGTACGCGAAGAAAACCGCCACCTGGTTATTGTTGAGGGTGCGACCCTTCAGGAACTGGTGGACGGACTGAACTCCATCGGGGCCACCCCCCGCGACCTTATTTCCATCCTGCGCACCATGCAGGTTTCCGGTGCGCTGCTGGCGGAGCTGGAGGTAATATAAATGACCTCGCCTCTTACTACAGGGCTTGTGCCGCATGAGGCCAGCGGGGCTGAAGTGTCCCGCCGCGAGTTTCAGTCCCGTCTGGCTGGCGTGGGCAACCTCAACGGCAAAAAAATGACGGAAGCAGACAAGGAAAAAAAGCTGCGCGAAGCTTGCGAAGGCTTTGAATCCATATTCATCCAGAAAATGTGGCAGGAGATGCGCAATACCCTGCCCAAGACCAATATGCTTCAAGGGCGTGAAGAACAGTACTGGCAGAGCATGTATGACCAGGAACTGGCCAAATCCATGACGGCGGCCGGGGGTATTGGCCTGGCGGACATGATGTATTCGCAGCTTTCGCGCAATCTCGTTTCGGCCAGCCGTGGCACGGCCTCGGCCAAATCGGGCTCCACGTCGGGTTTTGTGCCGCAGGTTGCCTCGGTACTGCCGCAGGATGGGGAGGCGGCCAGTCAGGCCGAAGGGCAAGACGGCAGTCAGGGCCGGGCGGGCCACACCGCCATGCGCGGCAGAGTGCCCATCCCTTCCGTATATGACGGCATTGCTCCGGTGCAGGATATGGGCGAATCCATGCAGATTCAGGTGCTGCCCGCTGGCACGGGCTCTGCACAGGCCGCGCTTGCGACAGCGGGCCAGCCCGCGTCCCAGCCGCCTCTTGTGGTTGCTCCGCCCGAAGTGGAGCAGGCCCTGGCCGCCCTGCGGGC
The sequence above is drawn from the Desulfovibrio sp. genome and encodes:
- a CDS encoding flagellar basal body P-ring protein FlgI, whose translation is MKLTILRNPVLWIFTAALLISMVLPAQAVRIKDIANFSGVRDNQLIGYGLVVGLAGTGDKKDSVFTMSSMKNMMDRMGIGVDSSALKTKNVASVMVTARMPVSAKPGTRLDVTVSSVGDATSLLGGVLLQTALKGVDGKIYTLAQGSLTVGGFSSQGKAASVSKNISTVGIIPGGGIVERGIPFEFNQQDKLTLHLRTADFSTAQQVAERVNGAMGGPFARAVDDMSITMDIPAQYRNNMVPLMASIENLDVSPDTAAKVVVDEKTGTVVLGRDVRIMRAAVAHGNLQITVQEGQQVSQPGPFSQGQTVVTPTTETNVREENRHLVIVEGATLQELVDGLNSIGATPRDLISILRTMQVSGALLAELEVI
- a CDS encoding DVU0524 family FlgM-associated protein, with protein sequence MKRVVVSFGKARSFFEAGVDSSVLECFKKSEASPPNGINQRFPKVFWQAAEQAVRTETFMADANSAKLRIMLQGYEQQLLAARRLARFRVRMRLAHGDAPDDPDPAAHRHACVEKVARELYETLLFTGSDNPVVEDIRQELGKEVGQKVRFTYPPGQRLHIVGEGPEGMEPLPEDVQRKTRHALWRITRATVDKSMLEEPSRTESFVKPVAQSGAKAPSTE
- the flgM gene encoding flagellar biosynthesis anti-sigma factor FlgM → MEIKNTTNSLFDPYAAGLDKSTEARNDTRLKARAEGTGTDASQGDKVTVSQDALLLTEARRAAQSAPDVRSEKVEALRIQVANGTYKPDSKLIAANLVREEPGLFKA